The following are from one region of the Vitis riparia cultivar Riparia Gloire de Montpellier isolate 1030 chromosome 9, EGFV_Vit.rip_1.0, whole genome shotgun sequence genome:
- the LOC117922170 gene encoding LOW QUALITY PROTEIN: ABC transporter C family member 8-like (The sequence of the model RefSeq protein was modified relative to this genomic sequence to represent the inferred CDS: inserted 1 base in 1 codon), whose protein sequence is MCCSVSSTSKLRYPSSMAFLKNSFSGFSWMCGEELDMGSFCIQRSILDVLNLLFLSVFCVLLVIGSIRKHEISRCSRGDWWVSRGVSICCALISIGYLSAGFWDLYAKNEGPRLSSWPVYFVRGLIWISLTVSLLVQRSKWTRILSSIWWMSFFLLVSALNIEIIVETHSIQIFVMVPWLVNFLLLFCAFRNICPSLSLEASDKSVSEPLLAKSPVKSSIDFSKSSFISKLTFSWINPLLRLGYSKPLVLEDIPSLTPEDEAELAYKNFAHAWELLQREKNSTNTSNLVLRALAKVYWKETVFVGICALLRTISVVVSPLLLYAFVNYSNRKEENLSEGLFLVGCLVIAKVVESVSQRHWFLDSRRSGMRMRSALMVAVYQKQLKLSSLGRRRHSAGEIVNYIVVDAYRMGEFLWWFHSMWSYMLQLFLSIGVLFVVVGLGALSGLVPLFICGFLNVPFAKILKTCQTELMLAQDRRLRSTSEILNSMKVIKLQSWEDKFKNLIESLREVEFKWLAEAQYKKCYNTVLYWLSPTIISSVIFVGCALLGAPLNASTIFTILAALRCMGEPVRMIPEALSALIQVKVSFDRLNAFLLDDELKSEEIRQVTWPNSGHSVKINAGKFSWEPESAILTLREVNLTVQRGHKIAICGPVGAGKSSLLHAILGEIPKISGTVDVFGSIAYVSQTSWIQSGTIRDNILYGKPMDTTKYEKAIKACALDKDINSFDHGDETEIGHRGLNMSGGQKQRMQLARAVYNDADIYLLDDPFSAVDAHTAAILFNECVMAALAHKTVILVTHQVEFLSEVDKILVMEAGQITQSGSYEELLTSGTAFEQLVNAHKNAVTVLEFSNDEQVEPQKLDQNLLEKSHGSLFTKENSEGEISMKGLPGXQLTEEEETEIGDVGWKPFLDYLLVSNGMLLMSLGIITQSGFIALQAASTYWLALGIRIPNISNTLLIGVYTAISTLSAVFVYFRSFCAARLGLKASKAFFAGFTNSIFNAPMLFFDSTPVGRILTRASSDFSVVDFDIPFSIIFVVAAGLELITTIGIMASVTWQVLFVAIFAMVTAYYVQGYYLASARELIRINGTTKAPVMNYAAETSLGVVTIRAFKMVDRFFQNYLELIDTDAKLFFYSNAAIEWLVLRIEMLQNLTLVTAALLLVLLPKGVVVPGLVGLSLSYALALTGSQVFLSRWYCNLSNYIVSVERIKQFMRIPPEPPAIVEGKRPPSSWPSKGRIELQNLKIKYRPNAPLVLKGITCTFKEGTRVGVVGRTGSGKTTLISALFRLVEPESGKILIDGLDICSIGLKDLRMKLSIIPQEATLFKGSIRTNLDPLGLYSDNEIWEALEKCQLKATISSLPNLLDSSVSDEGENWSAGQRQLFCLGRVLLKRNRILVLDEATASIDSATDAILQRIIRQEFSNCTVITVAHRVPTVVDSDMVMVLSYGKLVEYDEPSNLMETNSFFSKLVAEYWSSRRRNSSQNFNYYK, encoded by the exons ATGTGCTGCTCAGTTTCCTCCACAAGTAAGCTGAGATATCCTTCATCAATGGCTTTCTTGAAGAACTCATTCA GTGGGTTCTCTTGGATGTGTGGAGAAGAACTTGATATGGGCTCTTTTTGCATTCAAAGAAGTATATTAGATGTCCTGAATCTGCTGTTTCTCTCTGTTTTCTGTGTGCTTTTGGTTATAGGCTCTATTAGAAAACATGAGATCAGTCGATGCAGCAGGGGGGACTGGTGGGTCTCTAGGGGTGTTTCAATCTGTTGTGCTCTTATTAGCATTGGATATCTCAGTGCTGGTTTTTGGGATCTATACGCAAAAAATGAAGGGCCTAGGCTTTCGAGTTGGCCAGTTTACTTTGTTAGAGGGCTAATTTGGATCTCTTTGACAGTGTCATTGCTTGTTCAAAGATCCAAGTGGACAAGAATTCTTAGTTCTATCTGGTGGATGTCCTTCTTCTTATTGGTTTCAGCTCTAAATATCGAAATTATAGTAGAGACACATAGTATTCAAATCTTTGTCATGGTGCCATGGCTCGTAAACTTCTTACTTCTCTTTTGTGCTTTTAGGAACATCTGtccctctctttctctagaGGCCTCAGATAAGAGTGTATCTGAACCTCTATTAGCCAAAAGCCCTGTGAAAAGCTCAATAGATTTCAGCAAGAGTAGCTTCATCAGCAAGTTGACCTTTTCTTGGATTAATCCATTACTCCGCTTGGGTTACTCAAAACCATTAGTTCTAGAAGATATTCCTTCTCTAACACCGGAGGACGAGGCTGAATTGGCCTACAAAAACTTTGCTCATGCATGGGAACTTCttcaaagagagaaaaactCAACAAATACTAGTAATTTGGTTCTTAGAGCCTTGGCCAAAGTTTACTGGAAAGAAACGGTTTTTGTAGGGATTTGTGCGCTCCTTAGGACGATTTCTGTAGTAGTTTCTCCTTTGTTACTCTATGCTTTTGTGAATTATTCAAATCGCAAGGAGGAAAATTTGTCTGAAGGCCTTTTCTTAGTGGGGTGTTTGGTTATTGCCAAGGTAGTGGAATCTGTGTCTCAAAGGCATTGGTTCCTTGATTCAAGAAGGTCTGGGATGAGGATGAGATCAGCTTTAATGGTGGCTGTATACCAGAAGCAGCTCAAGCTTTCAAGTTTGGGAAGGAGAAGGCACTCAGCTGGGGAGATTGTGAACTATATAGTGGTCGATGCTTATCGAATGGGGGAATTTCTTTGGTGGTTCCACTCAATGTGGAGTTACATGTTGCAACTTTTTCTATCCATTGGAGTCCTTTTTGTGGTTGTGGGACTTGGAGCTCTTTCAGGCTTAGTCCCTCTTTTCATTTGTGGATTTCTTAATGTGCCATTTGCAAAGATACTGAAAACCTGCCAAACCGAACTCATGCTGGCTCAAGATCGGCGACTCAGATCTACTTCAGAGATCCTTAACAGTATGAAAGTCATTAAGTTACAGTCATGGGAAGataaattcaagaacttgattGAATCCCTCCGAGAAGTTGAATTCAAATGGTTGGCTGAAGCACAGTACAAGAAGTGTTATAATACTGTACTGTATTGGTTATCTCCAACCATCATCTCTTCGGTTATCTTTGTGGGATGTGCCCTTTTAGGTGCCCCATTAAATGCCAGCACCATATTCACCATTCTTGCAGCACTGAGGTGCATGGGAGAACCTGTCAGAATGATACCTGAGGCTTTATCTGCTTTGATCCAAGTCAAGGTCTCCTTTGATCGGCTCAATGCCTTTTTGCTGGATGATGAGCTCAAAAGTGAGGAAATAAGGCAGGTTACATGGCCAAATTCAGGTCACAGTGTCAAAATAAATGCAGGTAAGTTCAGTTGGGAACCAGAATCAGCCATTCTAACCCTCAGAGAAGTAAATTTGACAGTACAACGGGGGCATAAAATAGCGATTTGCGGACCAGTTGGGGCGGGGAAATCATCACTCTTGCATGCTATACTTGGAGAGATACCAAAAATTTCAGGAACC GTTGATGTATTTGGTTCCATTGCCTATGTTTCTCAAACTTCTTGGATCCAAAGTGGGACGATTCGTGACAACATTCTCTATGGAAAACCAATGGatacaaccaaatatgagaaagcCATAAAAGCATGTGCCTTAGATAAGGATATAAACAGTTTTGACCATGGTGATGAAACAGAAATCGGTCACAGAGGGCTTAATATGAGTGGAGGACAGAAGCAGAGGATGCAACTTGCTCGAGCTGTCTATAATGATGCCGATATCTACCTCCTGGATGACCCTTTTAGTGCAGTAGATGCACATACAGCTGCAATTCTTTTCAAT GAATGCGTCATGGCTGCTCTTGCTCATAAAACCGTCATTCTAGTGACTCATCAAGTGGAGTTTCTCTCTGAAGTTGATAAAATTCTG GTTATGGAAGCTGGACAGATAACTCAATCAGGAAGCTATGAGGAGCTCTTGACATCAGGGACAGCATTTGAGCAGCTTGTAAATGCACATAAGAATGCAGTAACAGTATTGGAATTTTCAAATGATGAACAAGTAGAACCTCAAAAATTGGATCAGAATCTGCTAGAGAAGTCCCATGGATCTCTCTTCACCAAAGAAAACAGTGAAGGGGAGATTTCTATGAAGGGTCTGCCTG TTCAGCTCactgaagaagaagagacagagatTGGTGATGTTGGGTGGAAGCCATTCTTGGATTATCTCCTTGTCTCAAATGGAATGCTCCTGATGTCTTTAGGCATAATAACTCAGTCTGGTTTTATTGCCCTTCAGGCAGCTTCTACTTATTGGCTAGCACTAGGCATTCGGATTCCTAACATCAGCAACACCTTGCTAATTGGAGTTTATACTGCAATTTCAACACTCAGTGCTGTATTTGTGTATTTCAGGTCTTTCTGTGCCGCCCGTCTAGGATTAAAAGCTTCTAAAGCCTTTTTTGCAGGCTTTACCAATTCCATTTTCAATGCTCCAATGCTCTTCTTTGACTCTACCCCAGTTGGGCGTATTTTGACCCGA GCTTCTTCGGATTTCAGTGTTGTGGATTTCGATATACCTTTCTCCATTATCTTTGTGGTAGCAGCTGGTCTCGAACTTATAACAACCATTGGAATTATGGCCTCAGTCACATGGCAAGTTCTCTTTGTAGCCATTTTTGCTATGGTTACTGCATACTATGTTCAG GGGTATTATTTAGCCTCTGCAAGAGAGCTAATAAGGATCAATGGAACGACAAAAGCTCCTGTTATGAATTATGCAGCTGAGACATCACTTGGAGTGGTCACTATAAGGGCCTTTAAAATGGTGGACAGGTTCTTCCAAAACTACCTAGAGCTCATAGACACGGATGCAAAGCTGTTCTTCTATTCTAATGCAGCCATTGAATGGCTagttttaagaatagaaatgCTCCAGAATCTGACTTTAGTCACTGCTGCTCTTCTCCTTGTTCTACTTCCCAAGGGTGTTGTAGTTCCAG GGCTTGTGGGGCTCTCTCTTTCTTATGCTCTGGCACTGACCGGCTCACAAGTGTTCCTGTCTCGATGGTATTGTAACTTATCAAATTATATTGTTTCGGTTGAAAGGATCAAACAGTTCATGCGCATACCACCTGAGCCCCCTGCGATTGTGGAGGGAAAAAGGCCACCATCTTCATGGCCTTCCAAGGGTAGGATAGAGTTGCAAAATCTGAAG ATAAAATACCGCCCCAATGCTCCTCTAGTTCTCAAGGGAATCACTTGCACATTCAAGGAGGGGACTAGAGTAGGAGTTGTTGGAAGGACTGGAAGTGGAAAAACTACATTGATAAGCGCTTTGTTCCGACTAGTGGAGCCTGAAAGTGGGAAAATCCTCATAGATGGACTTGACATTTGTTCTATAGGTCTGAAGGATTTGAGGATGAAGCTTAGCATCATCCCTCAAGAGGCCACTCTTTTCAAGGGTAGCATCCGAACTAACTTGGACCCTCTAGGCCTTTACTCTGACAATGAAATATGGGAG GCTCTAGAAAAGTGTCAGCTCAAGGCAACAATCAGCAGTCTTCCAAACTTGCTAGACTCATCTG